In bacterium, a genomic segment contains:
- the cmk gene encoding (d)CMP kinase encodes MNVAAELVVAIDGPGGVGKTTVSRGVARALGYQSLDTGAFYRAAALLVRLHRTDPDDEAAVAAVLSGADLDYRDGVMLVEGVDVSTAIRTESITAASSRLARLPGLRLVLVERQRAWVAVRGGRAVVEGRDIGTVVFPGAAVKVYLDAPPDVRARRRAGQTSTRLPEVATQLGRRDRLDSTRATSPLAPAQDAVAIDTGALTADQVIARVLDLCRGRGIEPAGHPA; translated from the coding sequence GTGAACGTTGCCGCGGAGTTGGTGGTAGCCATCGACGGGCCCGGAGGGGTCGGCAAGACCACGGTCTCTCGGGGGGTGGCGCGGGCACTCGGCTACCAGAGCCTCGACACCGGTGCCTTCTACCGGGCCGCAGCCCTGCTGGTGAGACTCCACCGGACCGATCCGGACGACGAGGCCGCGGTCGCGGCGGTGCTGTCCGGCGCCGATCTCGACTATCGGGACGGCGTCATGCTCGTCGAAGGCGTCGACGTCAGCACAGCCATCCGCACGGAGAGCATCACCGCCGCGTCGTCCCGCCTGGCGCGGCTTCCGGGTCTCCGGCTGGTGCTCGTGGAGCGCCAGCGGGCCTGGGTGGCGGTACGGGGGGGTCGAGCGGTCGTCGAGGGGCGCGACATCGGAACCGTCGTCTTCCCGGGCGCAGCCGTCAAGGTCTATCTCGACGCCCCGCCCGACGTGAGGGCTCGCCGCAGGGCCGGACAGACCTCGACCAGGCTCCCGGAAGTCGCCACGCAACTGGGGAGGCGGGACCGGCTCGACTCGACTCGGGCCACGTCCCCTCTTGCCCCGGCGCAGGACGCGGTGGCCATCGACACCGGCGCCCTCACCGCCGACCAGGTCATAGCCCGGGTGCTGGACCTCTGCCGCGGTCGGGGCATCGAGCCCGCCGGCCACCCCGCTTAA
- a CDS encoding ABC transporter substrate-binding protein: MWNQYTLAGTLPSLYGSAFPTFTIIPVLAADAEPPQGAADGDRWVIDVTMRPGAEWSDRTPITAHDVAFTFNAVKDLEMGGNWLAALPMARPDDPQTEEDDTYDGLISVEALDDRTVRYTWSARPGLAQWQFGAAQSPIFPESFWGPHVEAADEPADLYAVSGIAAPSGGSMIYDRREPGAFVRTEANHGVFGRGDVVTSYSTGGATSEGAASWEVGDTSGEVLARWAEGPHAAAAIYSVYDTQDAAVLALRDGEVDFMLNPLGLQRGLQSTVIEAGDLEVIANSPNGFRYVAFNTRRFPGSEPSFRQAIACIIDKDFMATNVLQGVATPLNSLIPPGNTYWANPDVFVWCGGLSMEERVGMAVQILKDAGWTWEVEPRWDADNQDVIPRGEGLRGPDGTELEPMELLAPGPGYDPLRATYSLFIADWANDLGVPLRAQPTGFSVIVDRVFGPVDWDMYMLGWSTTIFPDHLADFFETRADSATTGGFNLPGYSNPDYDRLAQDLKSSTDLEEAAGIARRMDGIIARDVPYIVLFDTPILEAYRNTLAYPSTTVLNGLQGFSGLPGSVNVAE, from the coding sequence GTGTGGAACCAGTACACCCTGGCCGGCACCCTCCCGTCCCTGTACGGGTCCGCCTTCCCGACCTTCACCATCATTCCCGTTCTGGCTGCGGATGCAGAGCCCCCGCAAGGCGCCGCTGACGGCGACCGCTGGGTGATCGATGTGACCATGCGCCCCGGGGCCGAATGGAGCGACAGAACACCGATCACAGCCCACGACGTCGCCTTCACGTTCAACGCCGTGAAGGACCTGGAGATGGGTGGCAACTGGCTCGCCGCCCTTCCCATGGCCCGCCCGGACGATCCCCAGACCGAGGAGGACGACACCTACGACGGCCTGATCTCGGTGGAGGCGCTGGACGACCGCACGGTGCGTTACACCTGGAGCGCCCGGCCCGGGCTGGCGCAGTGGCAGTTCGGAGCGGCCCAGTCCCCGATCTTCCCGGAGTCGTTCTGGGGCCCGCACGTCGAGGCCGCCGATGAGCCCGCCGATCTCTACGCCGTATCGGGAATAGCGGCGCCCTCGGGCGGGTCGATGATCTACGACCGCCGGGAGCCGGGCGCCTTCGTCCGGACCGAGGCCAATCATGGCGTGTTCGGCAGGGGCGACGTCGTGACCAGTTACTCGACCGGAGGCGCCACCAGTGAAGGCGCGGCCTCCTGGGAAGTGGGGGACACGTCAGGAGAGGTACTGGCGCGGTGGGCCGAAGGTCCCCACGCCGCCGCCGCCATCTACTCGGTCTACGACACCCAGGATGCTGCGGTCCTCGCCCTGCGGGACGGCGAGGTGGACTTCATGCTCAACCCGCTCGGCCTCCAGCGCGGCCTGCAGTCCACCGTCATCGAGGCGGGCGACCTCGAAGTGATCGCCAATTCACCCAACGGCTTCCGCTACGTGGCGTTCAACACCCGCCGTTTCCCCGGATCCGAGCCCTCCTTCCGGCAGGCCATCGCCTGCATCATCGACAAGGACTTCATGGCCACCAACGTTCTCCAGGGCGTGGCGACGCCGCTCAACTCGTTGATCCCGCCCGGCAACACCTACTGGGCCAACCCGGACGTGTTCGTCTGGTGCGGCGGGTTGAGCATGGAGGAACGTGTCGGCATGGCCGTTCAGATCCTCAAGGACGCGGGGTGGACCTGGGAAGTGGAGCCGCGGTGGGACGCGGACAACCAGGACGTTATACCTCGGGGTGAAGGATTGCGCGGTCCGGATGGCACGGAGTTGGAACCCATGGAACTGCTGGCGCCGGGTCCGGGATACGACCCGCTGCGGGCTACCTACAGCCTGTTCATCGCCGATTGGGCGAACGACCTGGGCGTCCCCTTGCGGGCGCAGCCGACCGGGTTCTCGGTGATCGTGGACAGAGTGTTCGGTCCGGTCGACTGGGACATGTACATGCTCGGATGGTCCACCACCATCTTTCCCGACCACCTGGCCGACTTCTTCGAGACCAGGGCCGATTCGGCCACGACCGGAGGGTTCAACCTTCCCGGCTATTCGAATCCCGACTACGACCGGCTGGCACAGGATCTGAAGTCGTCTACCGACCTGGAGGAAGCCGCCGGCATCGCCAGGAGAATGGACGGCATCATCGCTCGCGACGTGCCCTACATTGTCCTCTTCGACACCCCCATCCTGGAGGCTTATCGCAACACGCTTGCCTATCCTTCCACGACCGTGCTGAACGGCTTGCAAGGGTTCTCAGGGCTCCCCGGATCGGTGAACGTGGCCGAGTAG
- the aroA gene encoding 3-phosphoshikimate 1-carboxyvinyltransferase, giving the protein MNTYEVRPRTVADRTVRPPGSKSITNRALIAAALAAGESRLANPLRSDDTAAMIGCLRNLGVHVSETGDGLVVRSDGVLRGGGRLDARASGTTARFITAAAALAGGPSVIDGTARMRERPIGPLVAALRGLGVEIDADRDGSYPPVRTSGGGIRGGRITIDGTVSSQFISAVLLSSPRAARTVTIRLSEGTVSRPYLTTTLEVMASFGADARWIDPDTITVAPTGYRPTSFEVEADASAAVYPWAAAAVTGATITVAGIHPRSTQADMAALGVLEGMGSVVTTPGRGIAVTGPPRLEGVDADLNHCPDAALGLAVVATFARSSTRFTNIANLRVKETDRLAALEAELTRLGARVETGADWIEIHPGPPRPACIRTYDDHRMAMSFAIAGLVRPGIVIEDPDCVAKTWPGFFEMLECL; this is encoded by the coding sequence ATGAACACCTATGAAGTGAGGCCTCGAACGGTTGCCGACCGCACGGTCAGGCCGCCGGGCTCCAAGAGCATCACCAACCGAGCCCTGATAGCCGCCGCCCTCGCCGCGGGTGAGTCCCGCCTCGCCAACCCGCTCCGGAGCGACGACACCGCCGCCATGATCGGATGCCTCCGGAATCTGGGTGTCCATGTCTCGGAAACCGGTGACGGGTTGGTAGTGAGATCCGACGGCGTGCTACGGGGCGGAGGGCGCCTCGACGCGCGAGCCTCCGGAACGACCGCCCGCTTCATCACCGCCGCCGCGGCGCTCGCCGGCGGTCCGAGCGTCATCGACGGGACCGCCCGGATGCGGGAGCGACCCATCGGGCCCCTCGTGGCGGCGCTCCGGGGTCTCGGGGTGGAAATCGACGCCGACCGGGACGGCTCGTACCCGCCGGTCCGGACATCCGGAGGGGGTATCCGGGGCGGCCGGATCACGATCGACGGGACCGTCTCCAGCCAGTTCATCTCGGCCGTGCTGCTCAGCTCGCCGCGAGCGGCGCGGACCGTGACGATCCGGCTGTCCGAGGGGACGGTGTCCCGCCCCTACCTGACCACGACGTTGGAGGTCATGGCCTCCTTCGGGGCCGATGCCCGCTGGATCGACCCCGACACGATCACCGTCGCTCCGACCGGCTACCGGCCGACCTCGTTCGAGGTGGAGGCCGACGCCTCCGCCGCCGTCTACCCGTGGGCCGCGGCCGCCGTCACCGGCGCCACCATCACGGTGGCCGGCATCCACCCCCGCAGTACCCAGGCCGACATGGCCGCCCTGGGCGTGCTGGAAGGTATGGGATCGGTGGTGACCACCCCCGGCCGGGGGATCGCGGTGACCGGCCCTCCGCGCCTGGAGGGCGTGGACGCCGACCTCAACCATTGCCCGGATGCGGCACTTGGCCTGGCGGTGGTCGCCACGTTCGCGCGCTCCTCCACACGGTTCACCAACATCGCCAACCTCCGTGTGAAGGAGACCGACCGGCTGGCCGCCCTCGAGGCCGAGCTCACCAGGCTGGGCGCCCGGGTGGAGACGGGGGCCGACTGGATCGAGATCCATCCCGGTCCGCCCCGCCCGGCGTGTATCCGCACCTACGATGACCACCGGATGGCCATGTCCTTCGCGATAGCGGGCCTGGTCCGGCCCGGAATCGTCATCGAGGACCCTGACTGCGTGGCCAAGACGTGGCCCGGGTTCTTCGAGATGCTCGAGTGCCTGTGA
- the der gene encoding ribosome biogenesis GTPase Der, with protein sequence MSPPKPLVAIVGRPNVGKSTLANRIVGRRAAVVQEKPGVTRDRREFPAEWNGRSFTVVDTGGWQQGKDADLIEDICLQAEMAISAADLILFVVDAHGEITSDDAAVARLLRPETGRVVMVANKADNDALSRESAAFTRLGLGEPMPVSAIHGYGVADLLDVLVRRLPDPPDGDLIEDPMPDVAVIGRPNVGKSTLLNRLVGDERVLVSPVPGTTRDPIDVMVELDGAAYRLIDTAGMRRKPKMSEDVEFFSVLRAREVLRRAHAALLMVDATDGVTHQDQRITRLAADSGAALVILANKWDAADLEQREQTTYELGARLGFAGWAPVLRISALTGARLHRLGPALETVLENRSRRIPTGVLNRLITEMAAEHPPPVRRDRRPRILFAAQSRSAPPTIALFVKGKLDRPYLRFIERRLRQAYDFTGTPVRIVVRRGGGRGGR encoded by the coding sequence TTGTCCCCTCCCAAACCTCTCGTCGCCATCGTGGGCCGACCGAACGTTGGAAAGTCGACCCTGGCCAACCGCATCGTGGGCCGCCGAGCGGCGGTAGTGCAGGAAAAGCCGGGGGTCACCCGGGACCGGCGCGAGTTCCCGGCCGAATGGAACGGCCGGAGCTTCACGGTGGTCGACACCGGCGGGTGGCAGCAGGGCAAGGACGCCGATCTGATCGAGGACATCTGCCTCCAGGCCGAGATGGCCATTTCCGCCGCCGATCTGATCCTGTTCGTGGTCGACGCCCATGGGGAAATCACTTCCGACGACGCAGCGGTAGCCCGGCTGCTGCGACCCGAGACCGGTCGTGTGGTGATGGTGGCCAACAAGGCCGACAACGACGCCCTGTCCAGGGAGTCCGCGGCCTTCACCCGACTGGGCCTGGGTGAACCCATGCCGGTGTCGGCCATCCACGGCTATGGAGTGGCCGACCTGCTGGACGTCCTGGTCCGGCGCCTACCGGACCCTCCGGACGGCGACCTCATCGAGGACCCCATGCCCGACGTGGCGGTGATCGGACGCCCCAACGTGGGGAAGTCCACCCTGCTCAACCGGCTGGTCGGGGATGAGCGCGTGCTGGTCTCGCCCGTACCCGGCACCACCCGGGACCCGATCGACGTGATGGTCGAACTGGACGGTGCCGCCTACCGGCTCATCGACACCGCCGGCATGCGCCGCAAGCCGAAGATGTCGGAGGACGTCGAGTTCTTCTCGGTGCTGAGGGCGCGGGAGGTGCTACGGCGCGCTCACGCCGCCCTCCTGATGGTGGACGCGACAGACGGTGTCACCCACCAGGACCAGCGAATAACCCGCCTGGCCGCAGACTCGGGCGCGGCGTTGGTGATCCTGGCCAACAAGTGGGACGCGGCCGACCTCGAGCAGCGGGAGCAGACCACGTACGAGTTGGGCGCCAGGCTGGGTTTCGCCGGCTGGGCCCCGGTTCTCCGCATCTCGGCCCTCACCGGGGCGCGCCTGCACCGGCTGGGTCCAGCGCTCGAGACTGTGCTCGAGAACCGATCCCGCCGTATTCCGACCGGCGTTCTCAACCGGCTCATCACCGAGATGGCGGCCGAGCACCCTCCTCCCGTGAGGAGAGACCGGCGCCCCAGGATCCTCTTCGCCGCGCAATCCCGGTCGGCCCCTCCCACCATCGCCCTGTTCGTCAAGGGAAAGCTCGACCGCCCTTACCTGCGATTCATCGAGAGGCGGCTCCGCCAGGCCTACGACTTCACGGGCACGCCGGTTCGGATAGTGGTGCGGCGGGGAGGTGGGCGCGGCGGACGATGA
- a CDS encoding ABC transporter substrate-binding protein, with the protein MRAPSMRTYLRWLAVAAVLALLATACGADDETDEAAAAQAQAQAEAAAAAQAQADAAQAEADAAEAALSQAQADLEAAQAAAAEAMEGDDAAQAELAAALADAEAALEEAEMAAEEAMEAAEAAAAEQAAATTTTAPEAMPEAGPFTYKLAIFSDPTTDNPWAYLDTEADVWNQYVLSPAIPTLYGSTFPSYTVVPNLAADVEPPLGAASGDNWVIDVNMRQGLVWSDGSPITANDVAFTFNAVKGLQMGGNWFSLLPLAREDDPATEENEGAEGLISVDALDDYTVRYTWSSQPGLAQWQFGAAQAAVFSEAHWGSHVAASGDAGELYAVSGEGALSGGSMVFDRREPGAFARSVANANANDQGAQTTSYSSGGVTFSGDVSWQVGDTSGDVIADSVGGPHAGDAIYSVYDTQDAAVLALRDGEVDFLLNPLGLQRGLQSTVLEAGDLDVIANASNGFRYLAFNTRSFPGSDVAFRQAMACMIDKEFMATNVLQGVAIPLNSMVPPGNAFWANPELDAWCAGQSQEERVNSAVQILKDAGWTWDVEPQWNADNRDVIPKGEGLRGPDGTLVGNLELLAPGPGYDPLRATYSLFIADWANDLGIPLTAEPTGFSVIVDRVFGPVDWDMYILGWGLTIFPDYVADFFDSRADSATAGGFNIPGYANPEFDAMADRLKAETDINEAAAIVRQMDAVLAQDVPYVILFTTPVLEAFRNTLEFPSTTTLDGLQNFQGLPGAVNLAQ; encoded by the coding sequence ATGAGGGCACCATCGATGCGTACATACCTACGATGGCTGGCGGTCGCGGCCGTTCTGGCCCTGCTCGCCACAGCATGCGGGGCAGACGACGAAACGGACGAAGCAGCCGCCGCACAGGCTCAGGCTCAGGCGGAGGCAGCAGCTGCGGCACAGGCACAGGCAGACGCGGCACAGGCAGAGGCAGACGCAGCCGAGGCTGCGCTATCCCAGGCACAGGCCGATCTCGAAGCCGCCCAGGCGGCCGCGGCCGAGGCCATGGAGGGCGACGATGCCGCCCAGGCCGAACTAGCCGCAGCGCTCGCCGACGCCGAGGCAGCCCTGGAGGAAGCCGAGATGGCAGCCGAGGAGGCCATGGAGGCGGCCGAGGCAGCCGCGGCGGAGCAAGCCGCGGCGACTACCACGACCGCACCAGAGGCGATGCCGGAAGCCGGTCCGTTCACCTACAAGCTGGCCATCTTCAGCGACCCGACCACCGACAACCCGTGGGCCTACCTCGACACGGAGGCGGACGTGTGGAACCAGTACGTGCTGTCACCGGCGATCCCGACCCTGTACGGATCGACGTTCCCGAGTTACACGGTGGTGCCGAATCTCGCGGCCGACGTCGAACCCCCGCTGGGCGCCGCCTCCGGAGACAACTGGGTGATCGACGTGAACATGAGGCAGGGTCTGGTCTGGAGCGACGGCTCACCGATCACCGCCAACGACGTGGCCTTCACCTTCAACGCGGTCAAGGGTCTCCAGATGGGCGGCAACTGGTTCTCCCTGCTGCCGCTGGCACGGGAGGACGACCCGGCCACAGAGGAGAACGAAGGGGCCGAGGGCCTGATCTCCGTCGATGCGCTCGACGACTATACCGTCCGGTACACGTGGAGTTCCCAGCCGGGCCTGGCCCAGTGGCAGTTCGGCGCGGCCCAGGCCGCGGTCTTCTCCGAGGCTCACTGGGGCTCACACGTGGCCGCTTCCGGCGACGCCGGCGAGCTCTACGCCGTGTCCGGCGAGGGTGCGCTATCGGGCGGGAGCATGGTCTTCGACCGGCGCGAGCCCGGCGCCTTCGCCCGGAGCGTGGCGAACGCGAACGCGAACGACCAGGGAGCGCAGACCACCAGTTACTCGTCCGGCGGCGTCACCTTCTCGGGTGACGTGAGCTGGCAGGTGGGCGACACGTCCGGAGACGTCATCGCCGACTCGGTCGGCGGGCCTCACGCGGGCGACGCCATCTACTCGGTGTACGACACCCAGGATGCGGCGGTCCTGGCCCTGCGCGACGGGGAGGTGGACTTCCTGCTCAACCCGCTGGGTCTCCAGCGCGGTCTCCAGTCCACGGTCCTGGAAGCGGGTGACCTCGACGTGATCGCCAACGCTTCCAACGGCTTCCGCTACCTGGCCTTCAACACCCGGAGTTTCCCCGGTTCGGACGTGGCTTTCCGCCAGGCGATGGCGTGCATGATCGACAAGGAGTTCATGGCCACCAACGTCCTCCAGGGTGTGGCCATCCCGCTGAACTCCATGGTGCCTCCCGGCAACGCCTTCTGGGCCAACCCGGAACTGGATGCCTGGTGCGCGGGCCAGAGCCAGGAGGAGCGGGTCAATTCGGCCGTCCAGATCCTGAAGGACGCCGGGTGGACCTGGGATGTCGAGCCCCAGTGGAATGCCGACAACCGGGACGTGATCCCGAAGGGTGAAGGCCTCCGGGGACCGGACGGCACGCTGGTCGGCAATCTCGAGTTGCTGGCCCCCGGGCCCGGATACGACCCGCTGCGGGCCACCTACAGCCTGTTCATCGCCGACTGGGCCAACGACCTCGGGATACCGCTGACAGCGGAGCCCACCGGCTTCTCGGTGATCGTGGACAGGGTGTTCGGGCCGGTGGACTGGGACATGTACATCCTCGGATGGGGTCTCACCATCTTCCCCGACTACGTTGCCGACTTCTTCGACTCGCGCGCCGACTCGGCCACCGCCGGCGGGTTCAACATCCCCGGCTACGCCAACCCGGAGTTCGATGCGATGGCGGATCGGTTGAAGGCGGAGACCGACATCAACGAGGCCGCCGCCATCGTGCGCCAGATGGACGCGGTGCTCGCCCAGGACGTCCCGTACGTGATCCTGTTCACGACGCCCGTACTCGAGGCATTCCGTAACACCTTGGAGTTCCCCAGCACCACCACTCTCGACGGCTTGCAGAACTTCCAAGGGCTGCCCGGAGCGGTGAACCTGGCACAGTAG
- a CDS encoding pseudouridine synthase: MSSRPPRAERLQKVIARSGLASRRVADSMILDGRVRVDGQTAVPGQRVDPGRAEVVVDGVPLPVDPDLVYYLLHKPLGVISTTSDPHGRTPVVDLVPSHPMVYPVGRLDADSTGLLLLTNDGSFANLVAHPRSGITKTYEVLVRGSPSPADLTRLRRGVELEDGPAVPVAVRRIGAAGGRSHLELIMAEGRNREVRRLCAAAGYPVVRLHRVAIGPLRDRALKPGDWRNLDVNEVRAFHRASKGLRVHHGGTPG, translated from the coding sequence GTGAGCTCCCGACCACCGAGGGCTGAACGCCTTCAGAAGGTGATCGCCAGGAGCGGTCTGGCCTCCCGCCGGGTAGCCGATTCGATGATCCTGGACGGTCGGGTACGCGTGGACGGGCAGACCGCCGTCCCCGGCCAGAGGGTGGATCCCGGCCGGGCCGAGGTGGTGGTCGACGGGGTCCCGCTCCCGGTCGATCCCGATCTGGTCTACTACCTGCTGCACAAGCCGTTGGGGGTGATCAGCACCACCAGCGACCCCCACGGCCGGACGCCGGTGGTCGACCTGGTGCCCTCCCATCCCATGGTGTACCCCGTCGGACGCCTCGATGCGGACTCGACCGGGCTGCTGCTCCTGACCAACGACGGCTCCTTCGCCAACCTCGTCGCCCATCCGCGCTCAGGCATCACCAAGACCTACGAGGTGCTGGTTCGGGGGAGTCCATCCCCGGCCGACCTGACCCGGCTCCGCCGGGGCGTCGAGCTGGAGGACGGCCCGGCCGTGCCGGTGGCGGTGCGTAGGATCGGTGCGGCAGGAGGACGCTCCCATCTCGAGTTGATCATGGCCGAAGGACGCAACCGAGAGGTTCGCCGCCTGTGCGCGGCGGCCGGTTATCCGGTGGTGCGCCTCCACAGGGTGGCTATCGGCCCCCTGCGCGACCGGGCGCTCAAGCCCGGGGATTGGCGGAACCTCGACGTGAACGAGGTGCGGGCGTTCCATCGGGCAAGCAAGGGACTACGGGTCCATCACGGCGGGACGCCCGGATGA